A genomic stretch from Chitinophaga lutea includes:
- a CDS encoding LacI family DNA-binding transcriptional regulator: MKDRQNTNKITIYDIAQALGLSASTVSRALQNNPLINEETRSKVQELAAEMNYVPNWIASSLRKKRSNIIGLIVPRTSMYFQSTAISGIQHEAHKYGFSIVIGQSDETVAMEKELVHTFFSLRVDGLLAVSSMFTTNFDHFSPFIRNNIPLVFYDRVPLDFPGYTITGDDFKGGFLATEHLIQQGCKRIAHYAGVLTCNLYQQRLAGYKAALAKYKIPFDESLVYVHNLTLDAGAEAARQIFAGGNIPDGLFAANDSSAVAFIQEAKKKGVKVPEQVKVVGYSNDLSSRIISPSLTTIEQSGYRMGEKAVETLVQLINKDEKIKVTKNFVFEVELIPRESSAR; this comes from the coding sequence GTGAAAGATCGACAGAACACCAATAAGATCACCATCTACGATATAGCGCAAGCGCTCGGCCTGAGCGCCTCCACGGTATCAAGGGCTTTGCAGAACAATCCGCTCATCAACGAGGAAACCCGCAGCAAGGTGCAGGAACTGGCCGCGGAAATGAATTATGTGCCCAACTGGATAGCGTCCAGCCTGCGGAAAAAACGCTCCAACATCATCGGCCTCATCGTGCCCCGCACCAGCATGTACTTCCAGAGCACCGCCATCAGCGGTATCCAGCACGAAGCGCACAAGTACGGGTTCAGCATCGTGATCGGCCAGTCCGACGAAACCGTGGCCATGGAAAAAGAACTGGTGCATACCTTCTTTTCCCTGCGCGTAGACGGCCTCCTGGCGGTATCCTCCATGTTTACCACCAACTTCGACCATTTCTCTCCATTTATCAGGAATAATATCCCCCTTGTTTTTTACGACCGCGTTCCGCTCGACTTCCCCGGCTACACCATTACGGGCGACGATTTCAAAGGCGGTTTCCTGGCCACCGAACACCTGATCCAGCAGGGCTGTAAAAGGATTGCGCACTATGCCGGCGTACTCACCTGCAACCTCTACCAGCAACGCCTGGCGGGTTACAAAGCGGCTTTGGCCAAATACAAGATCCCCTTCGACGAATCGCTGGTGTACGTGCACAACCTCACCCTCGACGCAGGCGCGGAAGCGGCCCGGCAGATCTTTGCCGGCGGCAACATCCCGGACGGGCTTTTTGCGGCCAACGACTCCTCCGCCGTGGCATTTATCCAGGAAGCCAAAAAGAAAGGCGTAAAAGTGCCGGAACAGGTGAAAGTGGTCGGTTATTCCAACGACCTCTCCTCCCGCATCATCAGCCCCTCCCTGACCACGATCGAACAATCGGGCTACCGGATGGGCGAAAAGGCGGTGGAAACACTCGTGCAGCTGATCAACAAGGACGAAAAAATCAAAGTCACCAAAAATTTCGTAT
- a CDS encoding HPP family protein, giving the protein MKHRIKRTYRIARYVIYRETLVDQRDMAWSFTGAFLGVGLIGLLNHFYLPAKDNLFVLGSFGASAVLIYGHTQSPLAQPRNVIGGHVLSAAVGVTICTLIPWADWEWLAGALAVASSIVVMQLTKTIHPPGGATALLAVAGSAKIRALGFWYVLSPVATGVFLLLLVAFIVNNIPGNRSYPARGKWW; this is encoded by the coding sequence ATGAAACACCGCATCAAACGAACGTATCGCATCGCCCGCTATGTGATTTACCGGGAAACGCTGGTAGACCAACGCGACATGGCCTGGTCGTTTACCGGGGCCTTCCTCGGCGTGGGCCTCATCGGGCTGCTCAATCATTTTTACCTGCCCGCGAAGGATAATCTTTTCGTGCTCGGCTCTTTCGGCGCCTCCGCGGTGCTGATCTACGGGCATACCCAAAGCCCGCTGGCGCAGCCCCGCAACGTGATCGGCGGGCATGTGCTGAGCGCTGCCGTAGGCGTTACCATATGTACCCTCATCCCCTGGGCCGACTGGGAATGGCTGGCCGGCGCGCTGGCGGTGGCCAGCTCCATCGTGGTGATGCAGCTCACCAAAACGATACACCCGCCGGGCGGCGCTACGGCACTGCTGGCGGTGGCCGGCAGCGCCAAGATCAGGGCGCTCGGGTTCTGGTATGTGCTCTCGCCCGTGGCGACCGGCGTGTTCCTGCTGCTGCTGGTAGCTTTTATCGTGAATAATATTCCCGGCAACAGGAGTTACCCGGCGAGAGGGAAGTGGTGGTGA